In the Phytoactinopolyspora mesophila genome, TCGATGGCGAGGCAGTCTTGCCTTGGGCGCAGCGTGACGGCGAAGAAGAGCGTCCGTGGCTGCCGCCGGGTGAGTTCTACCTCAGCACGCTCAAGCAGCGGCCGGGCACGGTCCTCAGCGCGTTGCGTGTAGTGGCGTCGAGCCCGGGTGCTGCCCTGGCCCACTGCGCCGCGGGTAAGGACCGTACGGGCATCCTCGTCGCCTTGACGCTCACCGCGGTGGGGGTGCCGGACGAGGCCATCGTCGAGGACTATGCCCTGTCCAACTCTCGTATCGAGAAGATCATCGACCGTCTCAAGAAGACGCCCACATACGCCGAAGACCTTGACAGCCGGCCGATGAGCAGCCATTTCGCTCTACCCGAGACCATGCGCGACTTCCTCGATCTGGCTCATGAACACTTCGGCGGGCTCGGTGAGTGGCTGACCAGCCACGGCTGGACGGCAGACGACACCGAGGTCCTGCGCCGCCGGCTGGTCGCCTGAGAGTGATCTCAACTCCGGGTCGCGGCCTGCCATTGGCCATGATGGACGACGTCCTCCAGGCCGCGCCTGCCGCGTTTCAGTGAGGGGGAACGTCGGTCTGGCGCTCGCCATCCGATGGTGATCGCACCGATGGGCGCGTATTCCCCGGGTATGCCGAATTCCGCGCGAAAACTCGGAATCCGCTCCGGCGGGATACCGAAGAAACACGCACCCAGGCCCTCGTCCACGACCGTCAGCAACATCAGCAGGCTGGCCATGCCGGTGTCGATGTCCCAGTACGGCGCCGGCCATCGAGACTCATCCAGGTCGGTCCAGCCTTTGTCCGGTGCGGCATAGCGCTCGAGATACGCCTGCTTGTTCGACATCGGGACGATGATCACCGGGGCTCGCCGCATGCCCTCCGACCAGGGATCGGTTCCGCCGCCCGGTGCCGTCGTGGCGGACCAGAAACGGGTGACGTCGGCAGTGGCATCGAGCCGCAAGAAAGCCCAGCCCTGGCTGAAACCCGCACTGGGGGCGTGCAGCGCGTTGGTCAGGACCCGATCGATGATGGCGGGGTCGACCGGGCGGTCCGCATAGTTGCGGACCATGCGCCGCCGCCGGACGACGTCAGCGAATTCCACGCGTTGCTCCTGATGGTTCTCGCGTGGCTATTCGGCGTCGAGATCACGTTCGAGCAGTGCGACCAGTGCGTCGAGCGCCTCGTCCGCGCGGTCTCCGTCGGCGGACAGGATGACTTGATCACCCTGTTCGACACCGAGCGTCATGATCGACAGGATGCTCGACGCGTCGACGGGTTCGCCGTCGGGCTTGCGGATGGTGACCTTGACCGGCTGCTCTGCCGCGGCCTTGACGAATACGGCCGCGGGCCGGGCGTGCAAACCAGACTGGCTGGCAACGGCGGTAGTGCGCTCTGGCACGGCTCTCCCCCAACATCGTGATGGTGTCCCTCCAGAGGGTAGCGCGTGCGCGTGATTGAAGCCCGTTCGTCCCCCGTCACTGACAAGGTGGTTGCCCACCTC is a window encoding:
- a CDS encoding nitroreductase family protein; translation: MEFADVVRRRRMVRNYADRPVDPAIIDRVLTNALHAPSAGFSQGWAFLRLDATADVTRFWSATTAPGGGTDPWSEGMRRAPVIIVPMSNKQAYLERYAAPDKGWTDLDESRWPAPYWDIDTGMASLLMLLTVVDEGLGACFFGIPPERIPSFRAEFGIPGEYAPIGAITIGWRAPDRRSPSLKRGRRGLEDVVHHGQWQAATRS
- a CDS encoding tyrosine-protein phosphatase, whose product is MTGDGRWIDLVGAVNVRDLGGLPTHDGKTTKFGQVLRADNLQDLTEADIAHLLDGLRLTDVVDLRSGAEIELEGPGPLTARRDVTIHHMPMLAEPEPETGVDGEAVLPWAQRDGEEERPWLPPGEFYLSTLKQRPGTVLSALRVVASSPGAALAHCAAGKDRTGILVALTLTAVGVPDEAIVEDYALSNSRIEKIIDRLKKTPTYAEDLDSRPMSSHFALPETMRDFLDLAHEHFGGLGEWLTSHGWTADDTEVLRRRLVA
- a CDS encoding HPr family phosphocarrier protein, whose protein sequence is MPERTTAVASQSGLHARPAAVFVKAAAEQPVKVTIRKPDGEPVDASSILSIMTLGVEQGDQVILSADGDRADEALDALVALLERDLDAE